From one Nothobranchius furzeri strain GRZ-AD chromosome 2, NfurGRZ-RIMD1, whole genome shotgun sequence genomic stretch:
- the LOC139066169 gene encoding uncharacterized protein isoform X2: MVMKGLPESFKPFIVHVTQSETTMTFADFKVKLKSYEDTEKIRVAAVAGGDNVMKARIQTKTKIAPPDLGSWRTVDAVVICYKCGQKGHKAKTCYRKRWCYYCISNTHQTAACRRKPQKDMARGAADEDNGKEFVFRLRDEDQEIQMNSQVAGLMVATGATSHIITNLDNFRRFDEDFKPKTHHIELANGTRCKGVAEKRGEAVVTLTDSRGRQHRAVLKHALDIPSYPQDIFSVKTATSNGATVFFKQGEDVLKCADGTRFPIIEHNRLYFLQTVSNDQCNASYDIQTWHEIMGHCNYDDLRRLQNVVDGMNIKEMNDKQKCQCETCIKGKFIQMRNR, translated from the coding sequence ATGGTCATGAAGGGACTACCAGAGTCGTTTAAACCCTTCATCGTACATGTCACTCAAAGTGAGACAACAATGACTTTTGCTGACTTCAAAGTAAAATTGAAGAGTTATGAAGACACTGAGAAAATAAGAGTTGCAGCAGTAGCAGGAGGGGATAATGTGATGAAAGCACGAATTCAGACAAAAACTAAGATTGCACCGCCAGATTTGGGAAGTTGGAGAACTGTTGATGCTGTTGTGATCTGCTACAAATGCGGTCAGAAAGGACATAAAGCTAAAACCTGCTATCGAAAGAGATGGTGTTACTACTGCATAAGTAACACACACCAGACTGCAGCATGCAGAAGGAAACCACAAAAGGATATGGCTCGGGGAGCAGCTGATGAAGACAACGGCAAGGAATTCGTATTTCGACTGAGGGATGAGGATCAGGAAATCCAGATGAATAGCCAGGTTGCAGGATTGATGGTGGCTACAGGAGCAACATCACATATCATCACCAACTTGGATAACTTCCGGAGATTCGATGAGGACTTCAAGCCTAAAACCCATCACATTGAGCTGGCTAATGGAACGAGATGCAAGGGTGTAGCAGAGAAAAGAGGAGAAGCTGTGGTTACTCTGACAGACAGCAGAGGACGACAACACCGAGCAGTGCTTAAGCATGCGCTGGACATCCCATCTTATCCACAGGACATCTTTTCAGTGAAGACAGCCACTAGTAACGGTGCAACAGTTTTCTTTAAACAGGGTGAAGACGTGCTGAAATGTGCTGACGGAACCAGATTTCCCATCATAGAGCATAACCGACTGTACTTTCTACAGACTGTGAGTAATGATCAATGTAACGCCTCGTACGACATACAAACTTGGCATGAAATCATGGGTCATTGTAATTATGATGATTTAAGGAGACTACAAAACGTTGTTGATGGGATGAATATCAAAGAAATGAACGATAAACAAAAATGTCAATGTGAAACATGTATTAAAGGGAAATTCATTCAAATGAGAAACAGATAA